The nucleotide window GCGCGCTCGCGACGGCCGGCAGCAGGCACACGCCGAGCCCGAACCAGCGGGCGGCGCGCTGAGCCGGACCTGCGCTGTGCGATGAGGCGCGCCATGTGCTGCTCAACGAGGCGCGCAATGAAGTACGAAGAGTCATTGATCAGGCCTTCGCGTGGGCACGCGGCGCGCCCGGATAGGCGTAGGTGCCGTAACCGTAGGTCTTGTCGCCAGGCCGCGGCTTCACGTCGTTGAGCACGAGCCCGTCGAGCATCACGCCCACGTGCGCGAGGCGTTTGGCCGATTCCTTGATCTGCGCGACGGTCGTCGAACCCTGGCGCACCACGAGGAACGCGGAGCCCGCGAGCTGGCCGAGCGAACCGACGTCGGCGACCGCAAGCACCGGCGGCGTGTCGATCAGCACGACGTCGTACTGCTTCGCGATTTCCGCGACGAAGTTCGTGAAGCGCCTGCTCATCAGCAGTTCGGACGGATTGCTCGGCGCGACACCGCGTGCGAGCACATCGAGGCGCGGCAGCAACGCGCGGTGAACGACCTCTTCGAATGGCTTTTCGAGCGCGATCAGTTCCGCGAGCCCCGGGCCTTCGCGCTGGCCGAAATGGCGGTGCAGGTCGCCGTCGCGCATGTCGGCGTCGATCAGCAGGACGCGCTGCTGCGAGTTCGCGAGCACGGCCGCGAGATTGGCCGAGGTGAACGACTTGCCGACGCCAGGCGTCGGCCCTGACAGCAGCACGACGTTGTTGCTCGCTTCGAGCAGCAGAAACTGGAGCGCGGTGCGGAAGCTGCGCAGCGCCTCGATCGGCAGGCTGTCGCTGTCGGTGTGCGCGAGCAGCGTGATGCGGCCCGCTTGTGCCGGCGACCACATGCGTCCGTACGTACGCGTGTCGCGCGCCTGCTGCAGTTTGCTGTGCGGGATGCTCGCATAGACGGGCAGGCCGGTATCGCGTTCGATATCGCGCGCATGCATGACGGCCTGCGACAGTTGCCGGCGGAACCATGCGATCAGGCAGCCGCCGAACAGGCCCACCGCCGCGCCGAGCACCACCACGAGCTTGCGGTTCGGCTTGACGGGAATCTCCGACACGACCGCGGTATCGACGAGCCGCGCGTTGCCGGTCTTGCCCGCGCGCGCGATTCGCAACTGTTCGGCGCTGTTGAGCAGGCCCGTATAGAGATCGGTGTTGACCTGCACGTCGCGCTGCAGCCGCAGCTCGTTCTGTTCGAGCTGGGGCAGCTGGCGCGTTTTCGAATCGATCTGCGCGAGCCGCTGCCTGAGCACGGCCTCCTGATTCGTAATCGCGATCACGGC belongs to Paraburkholderia sp. SOS3 and includes:
- a CDS encoding polysaccharide biosynthesis tyrosine autokinase, which codes for MDRPTNPSYKQPGNDRRGLKVATLHPAPAAEPAGSIVDASAFIDTLYDNRWMITGITAVTTAIAIGYAVLAAPIYQSDILIQVEDNPNSPTDTLSSVSQMFDIKSEASDEMEILQSRLVLTPAVRSQGLTIDVEPQRFPIFGRWWSTMQKGLSTPGFFGYGGYVWAQEQAQVATFDPPRALYGKPFKLIAGPNGQYTIVNDKAGIRVSGHVGEPLTAQTADGPLTADVTSLHAQPGGTFWLKRVSEVTAVEALQRAMRIAQTSKDSDVIQASLQGRDAHQTSAVLTEIGRQYIAQNIERKSAEAEKSLAFLNQQLPQLKHQLEESESAYNRFRAANQTIDLTQEGAAVLQQTVDAQNKLADLEQKRNELIARFTDDHPAVIAITNQEAVLRQRLAQIDSKTRQLPQLEQNELRLQRDVQVNTDLYTGLLNSAEQLRIARAGKTGNARLVDTAVVSEIPVKPNRKLVVVLGAAVGLFGGCLIAWFRRQLSQAVMHARDIERDTGLPVYASIPHSKLQQARDTRTYGRMWSPAQAGRITLLAHTDSDSLPIEALRSFRTALQFLLLEASNNVVLLSGPTPGVGKSFTSANLAAVLANSQQRVLLIDADMRDGDLHRHFGQREGPGLAELIALEKPFEEVVHRALLPRLDVLARGVAPSNPSELLMSRRFTNFVAEIAKQYDVVLIDTPPVLAVADVGSLGQLAGSAFLVVRQGSTTVAQIKESAKRLAHVGVMLDGLVLNDVKPRPGDKTYGYGTYAYPGAPRAHAKA